One genomic segment of Hordeum vulgare subsp. vulgare chromosome 2H, MorexV3_pseudomolecules_assembly, whole genome shotgun sequence includes these proteins:
- the LOC123430888 gene encoding CRIB domain-containing protein RIC10-like isoform X1: protein MASNYKMKGFFKGFKIISQIFVAKEQEMVIGRPTDVKHVAHIGWSSSTPGTLTGNASPSWMNVIEGSSDFSSMGYFAPSAGTSWTSQDFEQHHQPPRDMLPLGMASEITGEDVSAALYPDVPRPPPRKTRRKKKTVVGSLVSSSATNDSSASASTVATRVVDAIDTNSVIS from the exons ATGGCGTCCAACTACAAGATGAAAGGGTTCTTCAAGGGCTTCAAGATCATCTCCCAGATCTTCG TGGCGAAGGAGCAGGAGATGGTGATCGGCCGGCCGACGGACGTGAAGCACGTCGCGCACATCGGCTGGAGCAGCTCCACGCCGGGGACGCTGACGGGGAACGCTTCTCCGAGCTGG ATGAATGTCATCGAGGGGTCGTCGGATTTCTCGTCCATGGGCTACTTCGCGCCGTCCGCAGGGACCTCCTGGACGTCCCAAG ACTTCGAGCAGCATCACCAGCCGCCACGAGACATGTTGCCTCTCGGGATGGCTTCGGAGATCACCGGGGAAGACGTATCAGCAGCTCTGTACCCTGATGTTCCACGCCCGCCACCGAGAAAGACTAGGCGAAAGAAGAAAACGGTGGTTGGCTCTCTAGTGAGTTCATCAGCGACAAATGACTCGTCTGCATCAGCCTCGACAGTAGCAACAAGAGTTGTCGATGCCATTGACACCAATAGTGTGATATCTTGA
- the LOC123430888 gene encoding CRIB domain-containing protein RIC9-like isoform X2, which yields MVIGRPTDVKHVAHIGWSSSTPGTLTGNASPSWMNVIEGSSDFSSMGYFAPSAGTSWTSQDFEQHHQPPRDMLPLGMASEITGEDVSAALYPDVPRPPPRKTRRKKKTVVGSLVSSSATNDSSASASTVATRVVDAIDTNSVIS from the exons ATGGTGATCGGCCGGCCGACGGACGTGAAGCACGTCGCGCACATCGGCTGGAGCAGCTCCACGCCGGGGACGCTGACGGGGAACGCTTCTCCGAGCTGG ATGAATGTCATCGAGGGGTCGTCGGATTTCTCGTCCATGGGCTACTTCGCGCCGTCCGCAGGGACCTCCTGGACGTCCCAAG ACTTCGAGCAGCATCACCAGCCGCCACGAGACATGTTGCCTCTCGGGATGGCTTCGGAGATCACCGGGGAAGACGTATCAGCAGCTCTGTACCCTGATGTTCCACGCCCGCCACCGAGAAAGACTAGGCGAAAGAAGAAAACGGTGGTTGGCTCTCTAGTGAGTTCATCAGCGACAAATGACTCGTCTGCATCAGCCTCGACAGTAGCAACAAGAGTTGTCGATGCCATTGACACCAATAGTGTGATATCTTGA